The Anguilla anguilla isolate fAngAng1 chromosome 4, fAngAng1.pri, whole genome shotgun sequence genome has a window encoding:
- the LOC118226015 gene encoding ADP-ribosyl cyclase/cyclic ADP-ribose hydrolase 2-like isoform X2, with translation MRCCSSVLRPTLCILANWIFFVTSGVSQKSELSCHFGMMSGGLAVCLLPLLVFPQSVVPQEKALWQGEGTTADLQEVILGRCYNYIRVVNPSVGEKNCTAIWNAFRDAFIYRDPCSVTDRDYQTFISLSLHSIPPNKALFWEKNKQLVHSYSDTGRRMMPLGETLIGWLGDDLTWCGNSSGEGLDSVSCPTTAECENNPVESFWRIASSTYANLSSGVIQVMLNGSVSDGTFPENSFFANYELPYLRKDKVSKVQIWIMDDIEGPDVESCGTKSVAVLQQILEQKGFEYTCADNYRPVRILQCVDSPSHPACLCSSSASTPNLSPHHLVILLFFTFQWTAVD, from the exons ATGCGATGCTGTTCGTCCGTCTTGCGGCCCACCCTGTGCATTCTGGCGAATTGGATATTCTTTGTCACATCGGGG GTGTCTCAGAAGAGCGAGCTGAGCTGCCATTTTGGAATGATGTCTGGTGGACTCGCAGTTTGCCTTCTCCCGTTGCTGGTTTTCCCTCAGTCGGTCGTCCCACAAGAGAAAGCACTGTGGCAGGGAGAGGGCACGACAGCGGACTTACAGGAAGTGATCCTCGGGAGGTGCTACAACTACATCCGGGTGGTGAACCCCAGCGTTGG AGAGAAGAACTGCACGGCCATATGGAACGCCTTCAGGGATGCTTTCATCTACAGAGACCCCTGCAGCGTGACCGATAGAGACTACCAGAccttcatctccctctccctgcacagcATCCCCCCTAATAAG GCCCTGTTTTGGGAGAAGAACAAGCAGCTGGTGCACAGTTACTCTGACACTGGACGCAGGATGATGCCACTTGGGgaaactctgattggttggctgGGCGATGACCTCACTTGGTGTGGGAACTCCTCTGGTGAGG GTTTGGACTCTGTGTCCTGCCCCACCACAGCTGAGTGCGAAAACAACCCTGTGGAGTCATTCTGGAGGATTGCGTCTTCCACA TACGCTAACCTGTCCTCAGGTGTGATCCAGGTGATGCTGAACGGCTCGGTCAGTGATGGAACTTTCCCAGAGAACAG CTTTTTTGCTAATTATGAGCTCCCATATTTAAGAAAAGATAAAGTTTCCAAAGTACAGATCTGGATAATGGATGACATTGAAGGTCCTGATGT TGAGTCCTGTGGTACTAAAAGTGTGGCCGTCCTGCAACAGATCCTGGAACAGAAGGGATTTGAGTACACCTGCGCTGATAATTACAG GCCAGTGCGAat ACTTCAGTGTGTGGACAGCCCCAGCCACCCAGCCTGTCTCTGTTCCAGCTCTGCCTCCACTCCAAACCTCTCTCCGCACCACCTGGTTATTCTGctctttttcacttttcagtGGACTGCTGTTGACTGA
- the LOC118226015 gene encoding ADP-ribosyl cyclase/cyclic ADP-ribose hydrolase 2-like isoform X4: MRCCSSVLRPTLCILANWIFFVTSGVSQKSELSCHFGMMSGGLAVCLLPLLVFPQSVVPQEKALWQGEGTTADLQEVILGRCYNYIRVVNPSVGEKNCTAIWNAFRDAFIYRDPCSVTDRDYQTFISLSLHSIPPNKALFWEKNKQLVHSYSDTGRRMMPLGETLIGWLGDDLTWCGNSSGEGLDSVSCPTTAECENNPVESFWRIASSTYANLSSGVIQVMLNGSVSDGTFPENSESCGTKSVAVLQQILEQKGFEYTCADNYRSVRTLQCVDSPSHPACLCSSSASTPNLSPHHLVILLFFTFQWTAVD, encoded by the exons ATGCGATGCTGTTCGTCCGTCTTGCGGCCCACCCTGTGCATTCTGGCGAATTGGATATTCTTTGTCACATCGGGG GTGTCTCAGAAGAGCGAGCTGAGCTGCCATTTTGGAATGATGTCTGGTGGACTCGCAGTTTGCCTTCTCCCGTTGCTGGTTTTCCCTCAGTCGGTCGTCCCACAAGAGAAAGCACTGTGGCAGGGAGAGGGCACGACAGCGGACTTACAGGAAGTGATCCTCGGGAGGTGCTACAACTACATCCGGGTGGTGAACCCCAGCGTTGG AGAGAAGAACTGCACGGCCATATGGAACGCCTTCAGGGATGCTTTCATCTACAGAGACCCCTGCAGCGTGACCGATAGAGACTACCAGAccttcatctccctctccctgcacagcATCCCCCCTAATAAG GCCCTGTTTTGGGAGAAGAACAAGCAGCTGGTGCACAGTTACTCTGACACTGGACGCAGGATGATGCCACTTGGGgaaactctgattggttggctgGGCGATGACCTCACTTGGTGTGGGAACTCCTCTGGTGAGG GTTTGGACTCTGTGTCCTGCCCCACCACAGCTGAGTGCGAAAACAACCCTGTGGAGTCATTCTGGAGGATTGCGTCTTCCACA TACGCTAACCTGTCCTCAGGTGTGATCCAGGTGATGCTGAACGGCTCGGTCAGTGATGGAACTTTCCCAGAGAACAG TGAGTCCTGTGGTACTAAAAGTGTGGCCGTCCTGCAACAGATCCTGGAACAGAAGGGATTTGAGTACACCTGCGCTGATAATTACAG GTCCGTGAGAACACTTCAGTGTGTGGACAGCCCCAGCCACCCAGCCTGTCTCTGTTCCAGCTCTGCCTCCACTCCAAACCTCTCTCCGCACCACCTGGTTATTCTGctctttttcacttttcagtGGACTGCTGTTGACTGA
- the LOC118226015 gene encoding ADP-ribosyl cyclase/cyclic ADP-ribose hydrolase 2-like isoform X1: MRCCSSVLRPTLCILANWIFFVTSGVSQKSELSCHFGMMSGGLAVCLLPLLVFPQSVVPQEKALWQGEGTTADLQEVILGRCYNYIRVVNPSVGEKNCTAIWNAFRDAFIYRDPCSVTDRDYQTFISLSLHSIPPNKALFWEKNKQLVHSYSDTGRRMMPLGETLIGWLGDDLTWCGNSSGEGLDSVSCPTTAECENNPVESFWRIASSTYANLSSGVIQVMLNGSVSDGTFPENSFFANYELPYLRKDKVSKVQIWIMDDIEGPDVESCGTKSVAVLQQILEQKGFEYTCADNYRSVRTLQCVDSPSHPACLCSSSASTPNLSPHHLVILLFFTFQWTAVD; this comes from the exons ATGCGATGCTGTTCGTCCGTCTTGCGGCCCACCCTGTGCATTCTGGCGAATTGGATATTCTTTGTCACATCGGGG GTGTCTCAGAAGAGCGAGCTGAGCTGCCATTTTGGAATGATGTCTGGTGGACTCGCAGTTTGCCTTCTCCCGTTGCTGGTTTTCCCTCAGTCGGTCGTCCCACAAGAGAAAGCACTGTGGCAGGGAGAGGGCACGACAGCGGACTTACAGGAAGTGATCCTCGGGAGGTGCTACAACTACATCCGGGTGGTGAACCCCAGCGTTGG AGAGAAGAACTGCACGGCCATATGGAACGCCTTCAGGGATGCTTTCATCTACAGAGACCCCTGCAGCGTGACCGATAGAGACTACCAGAccttcatctccctctccctgcacagcATCCCCCCTAATAAG GCCCTGTTTTGGGAGAAGAACAAGCAGCTGGTGCACAGTTACTCTGACACTGGACGCAGGATGATGCCACTTGGGgaaactctgattggttggctgGGCGATGACCTCACTTGGTGTGGGAACTCCTCTGGTGAGG GTTTGGACTCTGTGTCCTGCCCCACCACAGCTGAGTGCGAAAACAACCCTGTGGAGTCATTCTGGAGGATTGCGTCTTCCACA TACGCTAACCTGTCCTCAGGTGTGATCCAGGTGATGCTGAACGGCTCGGTCAGTGATGGAACTTTCCCAGAGAACAG CTTTTTTGCTAATTATGAGCTCCCATATTTAAGAAAAGATAAAGTTTCCAAAGTACAGATCTGGATAATGGATGACATTGAAGGTCCTGATGT TGAGTCCTGTGGTACTAAAAGTGTGGCCGTCCTGCAACAGATCCTGGAACAGAAGGGATTTGAGTACACCTGCGCTGATAATTACAG GTCCGTGAGAACACTTCAGTGTGTGGACAGCCCCAGCCACCCAGCCTGTCTCTGTTCCAGCTCTGCCTCCACTCCAAACCTCTCTCCGCACCACCTGGTTATTCTGctctttttcacttttcagtGGACTGCTGTTGACTGA
- the LOC118226015 gene encoding ADP-ribosyl cyclase/cyclic ADP-ribose hydrolase 2-like isoform X5 produces MRCCSSVLRPTLCILANWIFFVTSGVSQKSELSCHFGMMSGGLAVCLLPLLVFPQSVVPQEKALWQGEGTTADLQEVILGRCYNYIRVVNPSVGEKNCTAIWNAFRDAFIYRDPCSVTDRDYQTFISLSLHSIPPNKALFWEKNKQLVHSYSDTGRRMMPLGETLIGWLGDDLTWCGNSSGEGLDSVSCPTTAECENNPVESFWRIASSTYANLSSGVIQVMLNGSVSDGTFPENSESCGTKSVAVLQQILEQKGFEYTCADNYRPVRILQCVDSPSHPACLCSSSASTPNLSPHHLVILLFFTFQWTAVD; encoded by the exons ATGCGATGCTGTTCGTCCGTCTTGCGGCCCACCCTGTGCATTCTGGCGAATTGGATATTCTTTGTCACATCGGGG GTGTCTCAGAAGAGCGAGCTGAGCTGCCATTTTGGAATGATGTCTGGTGGACTCGCAGTTTGCCTTCTCCCGTTGCTGGTTTTCCCTCAGTCGGTCGTCCCACAAGAGAAAGCACTGTGGCAGGGAGAGGGCACGACAGCGGACTTACAGGAAGTGATCCTCGGGAGGTGCTACAACTACATCCGGGTGGTGAACCCCAGCGTTGG AGAGAAGAACTGCACGGCCATATGGAACGCCTTCAGGGATGCTTTCATCTACAGAGACCCCTGCAGCGTGACCGATAGAGACTACCAGAccttcatctccctctccctgcacagcATCCCCCCTAATAAG GCCCTGTTTTGGGAGAAGAACAAGCAGCTGGTGCACAGTTACTCTGACACTGGACGCAGGATGATGCCACTTGGGgaaactctgattggttggctgGGCGATGACCTCACTTGGTGTGGGAACTCCTCTGGTGAGG GTTTGGACTCTGTGTCCTGCCCCACCACAGCTGAGTGCGAAAACAACCCTGTGGAGTCATTCTGGAGGATTGCGTCTTCCACA TACGCTAACCTGTCCTCAGGTGTGATCCAGGTGATGCTGAACGGCTCGGTCAGTGATGGAACTTTCCCAGAGAACAG TGAGTCCTGTGGTACTAAAAGTGTGGCCGTCCTGCAACAGATCCTGGAACAGAAGGGATTTGAGTACACCTGCGCTGATAATTACAG GCCAGTGCGAat ACTTCAGTGTGTGGACAGCCCCAGCCACCCAGCCTGTCTCTGTTCCAGCTCTGCCTCCACTCCAAACCTCTCTCCGCACCACCTGGTTATTCTGctctttttcacttttcagtGGACTGCTGTTGACTGA
- the LOC118226015 gene encoding ADP-ribosyl cyclase/cyclic ADP-ribose hydrolase 2-like isoform X3, with the protein MRCCSSVLRPTLCILANWIFFVTSGVSQKSELSCHFGMMSGGLAVCLLPLLVFPQSVVPQEKALWQGEGTTADLQEVILGRCYNYIRVVNPSVGEKNCTAIWNAFRDAFIYRDPCSVTDRDYQTFISLSLHSIPPNKALFWEKNKQLVHSYSDTGRRMMPLGETLIGWLGDDLTWCGNSSGLDSVSCPTTAECENNPVESFWRIASSTYANLSSGVIQVMLNGSVSDGTFPENSFFANYELPYLRKDKVSKVQIWIMDDIEGPDVESCGTKSVAVLQQILEQKGFEYTCADNYRSVRTLQCVDSPSHPACLCSSSASTPNLSPHHLVILLFFTFQWTAVD; encoded by the exons ATGCGATGCTGTTCGTCCGTCTTGCGGCCCACCCTGTGCATTCTGGCGAATTGGATATTCTTTGTCACATCGGGG GTGTCTCAGAAGAGCGAGCTGAGCTGCCATTTTGGAATGATGTCTGGTGGACTCGCAGTTTGCCTTCTCCCGTTGCTGGTTTTCCCTCAGTCGGTCGTCCCACAAGAGAAAGCACTGTGGCAGGGAGAGGGCACGACAGCGGACTTACAGGAAGTGATCCTCGGGAGGTGCTACAACTACATCCGGGTGGTGAACCCCAGCGTTGG AGAGAAGAACTGCACGGCCATATGGAACGCCTTCAGGGATGCTTTCATCTACAGAGACCCCTGCAGCGTGACCGATAGAGACTACCAGAccttcatctccctctccctgcacagcATCCCCCCTAATAAG GCCCTGTTTTGGGAGAAGAACAAGCAGCTGGTGCACAGTTACTCTGACACTGGACGCAGGATGATGCCACTTGGGgaaactctgattggttggctgGGCGATGACCTCACTTGGTGTGGGAACTCCTCTG GTTTGGACTCTGTGTCCTGCCCCACCACAGCTGAGTGCGAAAACAACCCTGTGGAGTCATTCTGGAGGATTGCGTCTTCCACA TACGCTAACCTGTCCTCAGGTGTGATCCAGGTGATGCTGAACGGCTCGGTCAGTGATGGAACTTTCCCAGAGAACAG CTTTTTTGCTAATTATGAGCTCCCATATTTAAGAAAAGATAAAGTTTCCAAAGTACAGATCTGGATAATGGATGACATTGAAGGTCCTGATGT TGAGTCCTGTGGTACTAAAAGTGTGGCCGTCCTGCAACAGATCCTGGAACAGAAGGGATTTGAGTACACCTGCGCTGATAATTACAG GTCCGTGAGAACACTTCAGTGTGTGGACAGCCCCAGCCACCCAGCCTGTCTCTGTTCCAGCTCTGCCTCCACTCCAAACCTCTCTCCGCACCACCTGGTTATTCTGctctttttcacttttcagtGGACTGCTGTTGACTGA